One window from the genome of Microscilla marina ATCC 23134 encodes:
- a CDS encoding DUF6686 family protein gives MKQDIPNHFIEVYQTPNGAVYQSNKDRCFWVEFNGVITSYKVLCFYKFKKAVDNIDLDLMANNSDAVYDYEIIAPCSCERCYVLTLTEIAELKELLSGAKVMLELNSILYERLYSVLV, from the coding sequence ATGAAGCAAGATATACCAAATCACTTTATAGAAGTTTACCAAACCCCAAATGGTGCGGTATACCAATCAAATAAAGATCGTTGTTTTTGGGTAGAATTTAATGGAGTGATTACCTCCTACAAAGTACTTTGCTTTTATAAATTCAAAAAAGCAGTAGATAACATAGATTTGGACTTAATGGCAAACAACTCTGACGCCGTTTATGATTATGAAATAATAGCGCCATGTAGTTGCGAGCGTTGTTATGTACTTACCCTTACCGAAATTGCCGAACTTAAAGAACTACTTTCTGGTGCCAAAGTAATGCTTGAACTAAATAGCATCTTGTACGAACGTTTGTACTCTGTGTTGGTTTAA
- a CDS encoding M16 family metallopeptidase yields the protein MIDYQYFTLKNGLQVYLHQDTTTPVAAVNILYNVGSKDEDESKTGFAHLFEHLMFGGSKNIPSYDEPLQRVGGENNAYTTPDITNYYITLPTANIETAFWLESDRMMSLSFDPEVLEVQRKVVIEEFKQRYLNQPYGDVWLKLRPLAYQVHPYRWATIGKDISHIERATMQDVKDFFRKFYLPNNAILAVAGNIDKAQLQYLAEKWFGDIPAGTDYQRKLPKEPKQTEPRYTEVTGDVPMNALYKVYHMVSKSHPDYYATDLLSDVLGRGKSSRLYTRLVKEKNIFNSVNAYITGSVEPGLLVVHGNLNEGVSLEEGDEAVQKIITELKNHKIQEQELSKVKNQAESTLVFSEVEVLTRIMNLSFAALLGNANAVNNESEKIQAVHAQQMMDIANQILVPENSSTLYYRKA from the coding sequence ATGATTGATTATCAATACTTTACACTAAAAAATGGCTTGCAAGTATACCTACACCAAGACACTACTACCCCAGTAGCGGCGGTCAATATACTATACAATGTGGGCTCGAAAGATGAGGACGAAAGCAAAACAGGGTTTGCCCATTTATTTGAGCACTTAATGTTTGGTGGGTCTAAAAACATTCCGTCTTACGACGAACCTTTACAACGAGTAGGAGGCGAAAACAATGCCTACACTACGCCTGATATTACCAATTACTACATTACACTACCTACTGCTAACATAGAAACAGCCTTTTGGCTGGAGTCTGATCGTATGATGAGCTTATCGTTTGACCCTGAGGTGTTAGAAGTTCAACGAAAGGTAGTGATAGAAGAGTTTAAGCAAAGGTATTTGAACCAGCCTTATGGAGATGTATGGCTCAAGCTACGACCATTGGCTTATCAGGTACACCCTTACCGTTGGGCAACTATAGGCAAAGATATTTCGCACATAGAGCGTGCTACAATGCAAGACGTAAAAGATTTTTTTAGAAAGTTTTACCTTCCCAATAACGCTATTTTGGCAGTAGCCGGCAACATAGATAAAGCACAACTACAGTACCTTGCCGAGAAATGGTTTGGTGACATTCCGGCGGGCACCGACTATCAGCGAAAGCTACCCAAAGAACCGAAACAAACAGAGCCCAGGTATACAGAAGTCACTGGCGATGTGCCAATGAATGCGCTTTATAAGGTGTATCACATGGTATCTAAAAGCCACCCTGATTATTATGCTACAGATTTGCTAAGCGATGTGTTGGGGCGAGGCAAATCGTCAAGGTTGTATACCAGGTTGGTCAAAGAAAAGAATATATTTAACTCTGTCAATGCTTATATTACCGGGTCAGTAGAGCCAGGTTTGTTGGTGGTACATGGCAACCTCAACGAAGGTGTGTCGCTGGAAGAGGGCGATGAGGCAGTGCAAAAAATCATTACTGAGCTCAAAAATCATAAAATACAAGAACAAGAGTTGAGTAAAGTGAAAAATCAGGCAGAGTCTACTTTGGTGTTTTCGGAGGTAGAGGTGCTTACCAGAATCATGAACCTTAGTTTTGCGGCGTTATTGGGCAATGCTAATGCAGTAAACAATGAGTCTGAGAAAATACAAGCAGTACACGCTCAGCAAATGATGGATATAGCCAATCAGATTTTGGTCCCCGAAAATAGCAGTACCCTTTATTATAGAAAAGCGTGA
- the ispF gene encoding 2-C-methyl-D-erythritol 2,4-cyclodiphosphate synthase — MKIRVGQGYDVHQLQEGADFWLGGIKIPHTHGAVGHSDADVLIHTICDALLGAANMRDIGYHFSDKDPQYKGIDSKILLKDVIKLLKDANYEIGNIDAVVCLQAPKIGQYIPEMQQCLANVMNISVDDVSVKATTTERLGFVGRKEGVAAMATVLISKK, encoded by the coding sequence GTGAAAATACGTGTAGGTCAAGGTTATGATGTACATCAGCTACAAGAAGGGGCTGATTTTTGGCTGGGTGGAATCAAAATTCCCCACACTCATGGCGCAGTTGGGCACTCAGACGCCGATGTGCTCATACATACTATTTGTGATGCTTTGCTAGGGGCAGCAAATATGCGTGATATAGGGTATCACTTTTCTGATAAAGACCCTCAATACAAGGGCATTGACAGTAAAATACTGCTGAAGGATGTGATAAAGCTACTGAAGGATGCCAATTATGAAATAGGAAATATAGATGCCGTAGTTTGTTTGCAAGCCCCAAAAATAGGGCAATACATCCCAGAAATGCAGCAGTGTCTGGCCAATGTAATGAATATTTCTGTGGATGATGTGTCTGTAAAAGCCACTACAACAGAACGCTTGGGCTTTGTTGGACGTAAAGAAGGAGTAGCAGCTATGGCTACAGTGTTAATTTCAAAAAAATAG
- a CDS encoding lipocalin family protein, translated as MKKNYFSLLLMTLVCVFAFTACKKGGDNDPGTTDLLVAKQPWTVSKVTDQNNTEVTTFQGKTVTFSSDGSYTHTLGSATESGTYTVTGSTITFTPASGTAYASSFSDVNATSTELTFKMTVESTKTGTTTYSVTMQ; from the coding sequence ATGAAAAAGAATTATTTTTCTTTATTACTAATGACCCTTGTTTGTGTTTTTGCTTTTACAGCTTGCAAAAAAGGTGGTGACAATGATCCAGGCACAACTGATTTACTAGTTGCTAAGCAACCCTGGACAGTTTCAAAAGTGACTGACCAAAACAATACGGAGGTTACTACCTTTCAGGGTAAAACAGTGACCTTCAGTTCTGACGGTTCTTATACTCATACCTTAGGAAGCGCTACCGAATCAGGTACTTACACTGTTACTGGCAGTACTATTACTTTTACTCCTGCCAGTGGTACAGCTTACGCAAGTAGCTTTTCTGATGTAAACGCTACTTCGACTGAGCTAACTTTCAAAATGACCGTTGAGAGCACCAAAACAGGTACTACTACCTACTCAGTCACCATGCAGTAG
- a CDS encoding serine/threonine protein kinase, which produces MIGEKILNYHIDSLIGEGGVGTVYQATHTQLGRKVAIKALNPLLVNNEQVKQRFRQEATTLSNLQHINIITLYDYLENEKGLFLIMEYAQGEALDRFIKKRPIPEEQVRYYFSLILAGMEYAHKQGVIHRDIKPSNIIITQDAGAKVLDFGIAKILKENKNNLTKPGAQLGTVMYMSPEQVQGKEIDQRTDVYSLGVTLFEMLTGKAPYDETQLTEFDVFNKIVNDPLPPLKQFDGTISERMQQLIDKATAKDPAQRFQSCADFKEALLKQEEATGDTTSQSQNLRPTQVKATDAVARNTSAASQKQRNKNTRPKRVSYAPLYILIFVLVGLVGFVIYSEFMGDGAPKKGIADNRKNTTGKDQEVVKKDPKTVEDQNKTKEEDKEKDKEDEEKKKKLEAQEAVIDSLNSIKKLLQDTLKTIQRKRADSLMRGLVVDGRLLEEDELAEGMTVEVTLVNNRSDVKFKDVVIAIKYFNAAGAELEEYVHKYGDLAKEPKVPVTFKIKRNIEAARFQCIRKSANPQDLNPPAQLDSLNQKIKKIAEEIKTAQEKKEEEN; this is translated from the coding sequence ATGATCGGGGAAAAAATTCTTAATTATCATATAGATTCACTCATAGGCGAAGGGGGTGTAGGAACTGTATACCAAGCAACCCATACTCAGCTTGGCAGAAAAGTAGCCATTAAAGCCCTTAACCCACTGTTGGTAAACAACGAGCAAGTAAAACAGCGTTTTCGGCAAGAAGCAACTACACTGTCCAACCTTCAGCATATCAACATTATTACTCTATATGATTACTTAGAAAACGAAAAAGGCTTGTTTCTAATTATGGAATACGCACAGGGCGAAGCACTTGATAGGTTTATTAAGAAACGCCCCATTCCTGAAGAACAAGTTCGTTATTACTTTTCGCTTATATTGGCAGGTATGGAGTATGCCCACAAACAAGGCGTGATTCACCGCGATATAAAACCCTCAAACATTATTATCACTCAAGATGCTGGTGCCAAAGTATTGGACTTTGGGATTGCTAAAATTTTAAAAGAAAACAAAAACAACCTGACCAAACCTGGTGCTCAACTAGGTACAGTGATGTACATGAGCCCTGAACAAGTACAAGGTAAAGAAATAGATCAACGAACTGACGTATACTCGCTAGGGGTTACCTTGTTTGAAATGCTTACGGGAAAAGCGCCTTATGACGAAACTCAACTTACTGAGTTTGATGTGTTCAATAAGATAGTAAATGACCCCTTGCCTCCTTTGAAGCAGTTTGATGGTACCATTTCGGAACGAATGCAACAATTGATTGACAAAGCCACTGCAAAAGATCCAGCACAACGTTTTCAGAGTTGCGCTGATTTTAAAGAAGCATTGCTCAAACAAGAAGAGGCCACAGGAGATACTACCAGTCAATCACAAAACTTAAGGCCTACCCAAGTAAAGGCTACAGATGCCGTTGCACGTAATACCAGTGCTGCCAGTCAAAAACAGAGGAACAAAAATACCCGCCCCAAAAGAGTCTCTTATGCCCCTTTGTATATCTTGATCTTTGTTTTAGTGGGGCTTGTAGGCTTTGTTATTTACAGTGAATTTATGGGAGATGGTGCCCCTAAAAAAGGCATAGCCGATAACCGAAAAAACACTACGGGCAAGGATCAGGAAGTGGTAAAGAAAGATCCCAAAACAGTAGAAGATCAGAACAAGACAAAAGAGGAAGACAAGGAAAAAGATAAAGAGGACGAAGAGAAGAAAAAAAAGCTTGAGGCACAAGAAGCTGTCATTGATAGTCTGAATTCAATCAAAAAACTTTTGCAGGACACACTAAAAACAATCCAGCGAAAACGTGCCGATTCGTTGATGAGAGGACTAGTAGTAGATGGCAGACTACTCGAAGAAGACGAGCTTGCCGAAGGAATGACGGTAGAAGTTACTTTGGTAAACAATCGCTCAGATGTAAAGTTTAAGGATGTAGTGATTGCTATAAAGTACTTTAATGCCGCCGGAGCTGAGTTGGAAGAATATGTACACAAGTACGGCGACTTAGCTAAAGAACCCAAAGTACCAGTTACTTTTAAGATAAAACGTAACATAGAAGCTGCTCGCTTTCAATGCATACGAAAGTCGGCAAACCCACAAGACCTAAACCCACCTGCTCAGCTAGACTCACTCAACCAGAAAATTAAAAAGATTGCTGAGGAAATTAAAACAGCCCAAGAAAAAAAAGAAGAAGAGAATTGA